TTCAGGACTGTCATCTTACATTATTTTGCGCGAGGATTATAAATTTAACTATGCCGGGGCATACGCCTATGGCCCTGCAGGCTACAGTGTGATCAACAAGAACAGGAATATATTAGGTGTACTTAACCTGGATGCGACCTATGATCATCAGATCAATTCCAAATTTGGGATATCATTTCAACCCTATTTAAAACTACCATTGTCAAACGTTGGGGCCAGTCAGGCTAAGCTGCAATCGGCCGGTGTAGCTGTAGGCCTTAGCTGGAACCTTAATTCATTCAAAAAACCGGATTAAAATGAAATATTTAAGTATGCTTTTACTTGCCTGGCTCACAGCTTTCCAGGCGGGACAGGATATCTACATCTGTAAAAATGCAAAGATAAACCTGTATTCAAGTGCCCCTATTGAGGATATAGAGGCCAATTCATCACAAGCTGTATCCGTATATAAGGCATCAACGGGCGAACTAAGTTTTAGCCTGCCCATCCGCTCACTTCACTTCGAGAAATCGTTGATGGAGGAACATTTTAACGAAAACTACATGGAGAGCGACAAATATCCGAAGGCTTCCTTCAAGGGAATGGTATTGTCTCCTCCCGATATTTCAAAAGACGGCACTTATCCGGTAAACGTGACCGGCGACCTGGAAGTACACGGCGTTAAACAGGCTCGTACCATAAAAGGCGAAATAAAGGTAAATGGCGGGGTGATCTCAATGACTTCGGAGTTTATTGTAAAATGCGCCGACCATAAGATAGATATACCGCAGATCGTATTTCATCACATTGCCGAAAACATTCGCATACGCGTAGCCGCAACATACGCACCTTATAAAAATTGATAAGCTTAACAAACATATTCAGTCAACAACCAACTAATTACCCAAACATGAAAAAGTCAATTATCCTTATTGCACTGCTTGCCCTTTGTATTGGGGTGAAGGCGCAGAAAACAGATACTGCAAAGAAGGAACCGTCTGCCGACTCGCTGATGAACTCGCTTAGCGCCGGCGATGATAAGCATGCGTACATCCTTTCGGCATTTAAAGCCACGCGGCTCATTTTTTCGCCGACCACAGAGATGGTGAGAAAAAAGAACCTTAAC
Above is a window of Mucilaginibacter ginsenosidivorans DNA encoding:
- a CDS encoding YceI family protein, whose amino-acid sequence is MKYLSMLLLAWLTAFQAGQDIYICKNAKINLYSSAPIEDIEANSSQAVSVYKASTGELSFSLPIRSLHFEKSLMEEHFNENYMESDKYPKASFKGMVLSPPDISKDGTYPVNVTGDLEVHGVKQARTIKGEIKVNGGVISMTSEFIVKCADHKIDIPQIVFHHIAENIRIRVAATYAPYKN